The Synergistales bacterium genomic sequence GGATGTGTCGCTGGCCCTGTTCCAGACTTTTGTCCAACGGTTTGGGCTGGAGCTGTCGATGCCCCTGCGGTACGTCGAAGACACCGCCGAGATCGATGCCCTACTCGGTGGCGACGGCGGAGAAGGCAGCGACCAGCTCCAGTGTGTCCTGAGCGGGAACTACCGTGACGACACCGGCCGGGTGCGGTACGAACCGCAAGAGGTCCGGCGCTTTCTCGAAGACGTGGCTCTTCCCGTGGCGGAGCGATGGTTGCTGGAGTGGGTCCCTTCGTAGCGCACAGCCGGTGGTTTGCCCCCCGAGAGCGATTGACCGTCAACGGCGACGAGCCGCGGACTATCTGCGCAGCAGGCGCGCCACGTCGATGGATGCGTAGCTGATGATCATGTCCACACCGGCCCGGCGCAGCGCGAAGTGGCTCTCCAGCAGTCCCCTGGTCTCGTCCACGGCGCCGGCGGCCATGGCGTGGCGGAGCATCATGTACTCGCCGCTCACCAGGTAGCAGGCCAGCGGGAGCAGTGTGGCCTCCCGGAGCCGGGCGATCACATCCATGTAGAGCAGCGAGGGCTTGACCATCAGGAGGTCGGCCCCCTCCTCTTCGTCCAGCAGCGATTCCCGCAGCGCCTCCCGGCTGTTGGTGACAGGCATCTGGTAGGCCCGCCTGTCCCCCGAGGAGGGGGCGCTGCCCGCCGCGTCCCGGAAGGGGCCGTAGAAGGCGGAGTGGAACTTGGTGCTGTAGCTCATGATCGGCGTCTCCCCGAAGCCTGCCTGGTCGAGCCCCTTCCGGATCGCCCGCACCTGTCCGTCCATCATGGCCGACGGCGCCACCATATCGGCCCCGGCGCGGACGTGGCTGCAGGCGATCTCCGCCAGATGGGGCAGCGTGGCGTCGTTGTCGACGCCGCCGTCGTCGCGCAGGATGCCGCAGTGGCCGTGGGAGGTGTACTGGCACATGCAGACATCGGTGATGAGCGAGATGTCGCCGCCGTACCGTTCCCTGAGCTGCTGCAGCCCCAGCTGGACAGGCTGGTCCATGGCGTGTGCGCTGGTGCCTGTTTCGTCCTTGTAGCCGGGGATGCCGAAGAGGATGAAGGAGCGGATGCCCGCCTCCAGCGCCTCGTCGACGATCTCCGGCAGCAGGTCGGGCGACCGCTGGGCGACGCCCTGGAGCGACGGCACGGGCACCTCACGTTTCGCTCCGGGGATGACAAAGAGGGGGAGCGTCATGTTCCGCGCCTCCAGCGTGGTCTCCCGCACCGTCTCCGCGAGGATCCTGTTCTGCCGCAGCCGCCGCATCCGCAGCTCGGGGTATGTGCCTCGTTGCATCATGGCTGTTCCTCCTTTGTTTTCCTGAGTTCCGTGAGTATCTCGATCAGCCCCTCCAGCGCGGGCTCCTCCATCGTCAGCGGATCGACCCCGAAGGTCTTTTCGATCTGGTCCGCGCAGACGGGTCCCCAGCCCACGGCTCCGGTCCGTCCCGGCAGAGGCCCCAGTTCGTCCATCCAGGCCTCCACCAGGGCGCTGCTCCCGAAGACCACAGCGTCCAGGCCCGTTGCGGTCCACTGCTGCCGGGAGGACGCCAGCCCGGGCGGCGTGGTCCGGTTCATCCGGTAGGCCGGCAGGAGCCGGGGTTCGGCGCGCCGCTGGCGCACGGCCTCCAGGGGCGCGGAGGCCCCCCGTTCGTTGCGGAAAAAGAGCACCTCTTCCCCGGGAGCCACGGACTCGGCGAGGAGCCGGGCGAGACCGGCGGAGGTGGGCGGTTCGGCCACCCTGTCGGGGCGAATCCCCAGCTCCTGCAGAGCCCGGGCGGTGCCGGCGCCGATTACGGCGATGCGCGCACCCAACTGCCTGGGGTCGGTGTCCCGCGTCAGCAGCTGCGCCCCCCGGGGGCTGGAGAGGACGATCCAGTCCGCCCTGGTGAGCAGCGCCTCCTCGTCGTCGTGGCGGATCTCCTCCCGGTAGAGCAGCGGAACGCTGTAGGCGTCGGCGCCGAGCCGCTCCAGAACACGCGCGGTCTCCCAGCTCTCCGGAAAGGGCCGTACCACAGCCACCTGGAGCCCCTGCAGCGGCCCCCGTTCCGGATGCAGCGGGAGCCCGGCCACATCGCCGGTGACGATGATGCTGGGGCTTTCCAGTGGCGCTGCCGCCATGCCCTCCAGGTCGCCGTCGGTCCGGGTCGCCCGCCCCCATCCGCCCCAGGTGACGGCGGAACAGGGGGTCGTGCCCGGCATGCCCGCTTCCAGGAGCGCCGCCGCGGTCTCCCCCCAGGACGAGGCGCCCATGTAGAGAGCCAGCGTTCCCGGTGCCGTCGCCAGCCACCGACGGAGCGCCTGGTCGGGTTCCGCCCATTTCTGTCTGTGTGCCGTGGCCACGGTGCAGCTCCCCGCGAGCCCGCGGTGGGTGGCGGGGATCCCGGCGCTCCCCAGAGCCCCGATGGCTGCGGTGATGCCTGGCACGTACCGCCAGGGGATGTCCGCGGTCTGCAGGGCCAGCGCCTCTTCGCCGCCCCGCCCGAAGACGAAGGGGTCGCCGCCCTTGAGCCGCACGACCTCCCCGCCGCTGCGGCCCAGACGGACCAGCAGTGTGTTGATCTCCTCCTGGCTGCGGGCGTGTTCCCCCTTCCGCTTGCCCACCCAGTGCATGGGGCATCCCGGCGGGGCGAGCTGCAGCAGATCGGGGTGCACCAGGCTGTCGTAGACCAGATGGTCCGCTGCGGCAAGGGTTTCCCGCGCCTCCAGAGTGAACCACAGGGGGCGGGCGCAGCCGCCGCCTACAAGGTGTACCGTCATTGTCGTGCCTCCCGGATGAGTTGGATTGCGCCGCTGTCCCGGAGGAAACGCTCCGCAAGGGTGTCTCCCAGCTGCAGCGCCTCCCTCGGCGAGTCCACTCTACCACTGACGGAGAGGGAGGCGAAAGCAACGCCCCGGCTGCCCAGGATCTCGGCGCGGCAGGTCATGGTCTGCGCTTCCAGGGTGGCCAGAGCGGCGAAGGGGACGTGGCAGCCCACCTGCAGCCGCTGCAGCAGTCTCCGCTCCGCCAGAGCGGCGTACCATGTGGGGCTGTGGTTCACCAGTGCGGCGGCCCTGGTCGCCTCACCGTCGTCGCGGCTCTCCAGGGCGATGATCCCCTGGCAGGGCGCCGGAAGAAAGGGGAGGGGCGTGCAGTGTTCCGGCGCGGGCCCCAGGCGGTCCAGACCGGCCCGGGCCAGGACAATGCCGTCGTACCGGCCTTCGGCGAGTTTGCGGAGCCGGGTGGGCACATCGCCGCGGAGCGGAACGACGGAGAGATCCGGTCGCTCCCGCAGCAGCTGGGCACTGCGCCGGGGGCTCGACGTCCCCACAGAGGCCCCCTCCGGCAGTGTGGCGAGGGAGGCGCTCCGCCTGGAGACCAGGACATCGCCCGCGGCGCCCCGGGGGAGCACCCCCGCCAGGCGGAGACCCTGCGGGCAGCGGGAGGGGAGGTCCTTCAGGCTGTGGACGGCGGCATCCCCCAGTCCGTCCAGCAGCGCCTCCTCGATGACCTTCACAAAGGCCCCCCTGCCGCCGAACCGGGCCAGCGCCGTCTTCCGGTCCCTGTCCCCTTCGGTGCAGCAGGTTCTGAGGCGGGCATCGATCCCCGCCTCCTGCAGAGCCTGCAGCGCCAGATCGGCCTGGACCAGCGCCAGCCTGCTGGAGCGGGTGAGGAGGATCAACGGTGGTCCCACTGTTCCGCCATCTCCATGAGGCGACCTTTGACCGCCGCCGCGCCCGCGGGGTCCGTCCCCCGGCTGGAGACCCCGATCCTGTACCCGCCGTGGGAGAACTGGGCCGCCAGCGCCCAGTCGCTCCGTTCCGGCGCGCCGCAGCAGTTGAGCAGGCATCCCGTTCCTTCCGCCAGGGGGACGATGGCTTCGGTGTCGTCTCTGGAAGCGGCGATGACGGCGAAGGCATGACGGCGGAAGTCCTCCCGCTCCACGGCCCTCCCGGCACGGGTGAGCCGTCCCTCCGCCGCCAGCCGCTCAATCTCCGGGCGGATCGCAGACGCCACCAGACGCACCGCCATCCCCGCCTGCAGCAGTGTCTCCACCTTCCGCAGCGCCGTGGGGCCGCCGCCCACCACAAGAATGGGGCCGCTCCGGGGGCTCAGGGAGATCATGAGCGGGAAGTCGCGGCGTTCCTTTGGGTCCTTGCGGCCGATTGGGGGCATGCGGTCCATCCCCGGGCCCTCTACCGGCCGCTTCCGCAGGACCAGGA encodes the following:
- the hemB gene encoding porphobilinogen synthase, producing MMQRGTYPELRMRRLRQNRILAETVRETTLEARNMTLPLFVIPGAKREVPVPSLQGVAQRSPDLLPEIVDEALEAGIRSFILFGIPGYKDETGTSAHAMDQPVQLGLQQLRERYGGDISLITDVCMCQYTSHGHCGILRDDGGVDNDATLPHLAEIACSHVRAGADMVAPSAMMDGQVRAIRKGLDQAGFGETPIMSYSTKFHSAFYGPFRDAAGSAPSSGDRRAYQMPVTNSREALRESLLDEEEGADLLMVKPSLLYMDVIARLREATLLPLACYLVSGEYMMLRHAMAAGAVDETRGLLESHFALRRAGVDMIISYASIDVARLLRR
- the cobA gene encoding uroporphyrinogen-III C-methyltransferase; translated protein: MTVHLVGGGCARPLWFTLEARETLAAADHLVYDSLVHPDLLQLAPPGCPMHWVGKRKGEHARSQEEINTLLVRLGRSGGEVVRLKGGDPFVFGRGGEEALALQTADIPWRYVPGITAAIGALGSAGIPATHRGLAGSCTVATAHRQKWAEPDQALRRWLATAPGTLALYMGASSWGETAAALLEAGMPGTTPCSAVTWGGWGRATRTDGDLEGMAAAPLESPSIIVTGDVAGLPLHPERGPLQGLQVAVVRPFPESWETARVLERLGADAYSVPLLYREEIRHDDEEALLTRADWIVLSSPRGAQLLTRDTDPRQLGARIAVIGAGTARALQELGIRPDRVAEPPTSAGLARLLAESVAPGEEVLFFRNERGASAPLEAVRQRRAEPRLLPAYRMNRTTPPGLASSRQQWTATGLDAVVFGSSALVEAWMDELGPLPGRTGAVGWGPVCADQIEKTFGVDPLTMEEPALEGLIEILTELRKTKEEQP
- the hemC gene encoding hydroxymethylbilane synthase, coding for MGPPLILLTRSSRLALVQADLALQALQEAGIDARLRTCCTEGDRDRKTALARFGGRGAFVKVIEEALLDGLGDAAVHSLKDLPSRCPQGLRLAGVLPRGAAGDVLVSRRSASLATLPEGASVGTSSPRRSAQLLRERPDLSVVPLRGDVPTRLRKLAEGRYDGIVLARAGLDRLGPAPEHCTPLPFLPAPCQGIIALESRDDGEATRAAALVNHSPTWYAALAERRLLQRLQVGCHVPFAALATLEAQTMTCRAEILGSRGVAFASLSVSGRVDSPREALQLGDTLAERFLRDSGAIQLIREARQ
- a CDS encoding siroheme synthase — protein: MPPIGRKDPKERRDFPLMISLSPRSGPILVVGGGPTALRKVETLLQAGMAVRLVASAIRPEIERLAAEGRLTRAGRAVEREDFRRHAFAVIAASRDDTEAIVPLAEGTGCLLNCCGAPERSDWALAAQFSHGGYRIGVSSRGTDPAGAAAVKGRLMEMAEQWDHR